The Actinomycetota bacterium genome segment TTCACAATTTCTTAAACAGGCAAGCTTATCCATGGCCAGCTCAGCAGTATGGTTGGTAGTAGAGCTGATGGATAAGGCAATTAAAGTTTCCTGCAGATCCAAGCTTTCAGAATCAGACCTGAAAGTACCTTTTTTTAGCTTGGCTATCTGGCCAATAACCTGGGGGGAAAGCAGGTATATTTCATCGGGGATATGGGCCAGGACTTTAATGGCATTTAGCACCACGCTGGAAGCAGCATGCATCAGTTTGGAATTTTTTCCGGTAATGATACTGCCATCAGTCAACTCTATGGCAGCTCCTACATAGATACCTCCATGGCCTTTGCCCTTGGCTTCTGCTTCTTCAGCACTTTGCCTGGCTACTACCACCACTTTCCTATCCGTTATTTTTACCCCCAGCTCTTCCATTAACAGCTTTACCCTGTCCACCGTTTCCTTTCGTTCGATGCCCAGGATAACTTCACTGTTATACCTGAAATAACGGCGTATAAGCTCCTGCTTGGCTGCCTTTTGCACTATTTGGTCATCCACAATTCCAGTACTGGCCTGGTTTACACCCATATCGGTAGGAGAATTGTAAAGGGGGAGGTTTGCCTTCTTTGCATCTACAATCCTTTTAATAATAAGCTGCAGTATCGGGAAACTTTCCACATCCCTATTGTAGTTTATGGCTACTTTCTGGTAACGGTTTAAATGGAAAGGATCCACCAGGTTAAAATCCTGTATATCAGCAGTAGCCGCTTCATAGGCCACATTAACCGGGTGCTTTAAAGGTAAATCCCAAATAGGGAAAGTTTCAAACTTGGCATAGCCGGCATTAATACCCCGCAAATGGTCATGGTACATCTGAGACAGGCAGGTTGATAGCTTGCCGCTGTTGGGGCCGGGAGCGGTTACTACCACTATGGGCTTATCAGTTTGGATATAATCATTTTT includes the following:
- a CDS encoding DUF1846 domain-containing protein yields the protein MSKGEGFDNSRYLKEQTKAILDRVKKFDNKLYLEFGGKLCHDFHAARVLPGYDPNVKMRLLQSLKDKINIILCIYAQDIETGRVRGDFGITYDAATFKLIDELRKWGLDILAVVITRFDGQSAAAMFKNKLEARKVKAYFHYSIEGYPTDIDNICSDQGFGKNDYIQTDKPIVVVTAPGPNSGKLSTCLSQMYHDHLRGINAGYAKFETFPIWDLPLKHPVNVAYEAATADIQDFNLVDPFHLNRYQKVAINYNRDVESFPILQLIIKRIVDAKKANLPLYNSPTDMGVNQASTGIVDDQIVQKAAKQELIRRYFRYNSEVILGIERKETVDRVKLLMEELGVKITDRKVVVVARQSAEEAEAKGKGHGGIYVGAAIELTDGSIITGKNSKLMHAASSVVLNAIKVLAHIPDEIYLLSPQVIGQIAKLKKGTFRSDSESLDLQETLIALSISSTTNHTAELAMDKLACLRNCEMHMTHIPTPGDDVGLKRLGVNLTTDGRFSSHNLFVD